A region from the Mercenaria mercenaria strain notata chromosome 7, MADL_Memer_1, whole genome shotgun sequence genome encodes:
- the LOC123555155 gene encoding uncharacterized protein LOC123555155 gives MKDTLNVGEKTLSADGNAYTWKKLTLSYVVDPHFINAKNPGKQGSADTYGAFGSLKGNTDGSFKCKAEQTFNVGKDVKLKLSKMQYRAFGNTNSADFTSKDVLECDADTNNNDSGTDNSKLGIVLGCVFGGLAVIILTAGGIWYYRKRKSRSYEHL, from the exons ATGAAAGACACTCTGAATGTTGGAGAAAAGACACTTTCAGCAGACGGAAATGCCTACACATGGAAAAAGCTGACACTATCGTATGTGGTTGACCCACATTTTATCAACGCAAAGAATCCAG GTAAGCAAGGAAGTGCTGATACGTATGGTGCATTTGGGAGCCTCAAAGGAAATACTGATGGATCATTTAAATGCAAGGCCGAGCAAACCTTTAACGTTGGAAAGGATGTAAAACTAAAACTCAGTAAAATGCAGTATAGAGCATTTGGAAACACAAACTCCGCAGATTTCACAAGTAAAG ACGTGTTGGAATGTGACGCCGATACCAATAATAACGATAGTGGAACGGATAACTCAAAGCTTGGTATTGTGCTAGGCTGTGTGTTTGGTGGTCTGGCTGTTATCATTCTTACTGCAGGCGGTATTTGGTACTACAGGAAGAGAAAAAGTCGCAGTTACGAACATCTGTAA